The following DNA comes from Terriglobales bacterium.
CCATACATAGAAGAAGCCCACCAGCACGATGCCGATATAAACCAGCATCTCCCAAAATCCGAACATCTTTAGCTCCTGCAGCAGGATGGCCCAGGGGTAAAGAAACACCGCCTCTACGTCGAAGAGAATGAAAAGCATGGCCACCAGGTAGAACTTCACCGAGAAGCGTTCGCGAGCGTTGCCTATGGGCGTCATTCCGCACTCATAGGCCTGGAATTTGACCCGGCTGGGCCGGTGTTGGCCCATGATTGACGACAAAATGACGATTACAGTCGCCAGCCCAAAGGCGACCAGGAAGTGAATCAGTAACGGCAGGTAGCGAGCGAAGTAATTGTCCGGCATGGGCTGGCTATATATAATCTGCGGCAAATAAGAGAGTAAACAATCTAGATTAGGTTTTCGTACTCGCTAGTGTCAAGCGCACCAAAGGGAGGAATTTACCTTCCGCCGTGCGCTTTACGCGGCGCGGCTTTATGATGTCTGGCAGCGTACTCTCCAGCGTCCCAAGCAGCCCCGCAGGCAATAGGTCAAAATGATTTTCGGCTTCAATACCGACGTGAAGTCCGGCGACACCGTG
Coding sequences within:
- the ndhC gene encoding NADH-quinone oxidoreductase subunit A, with amino-acid sequence MPDNYFARYLPLLIHFLVAFGLATVIVILSSIMGQHRPSRVKFQAYECGMTPIGNARERFSVKFYLVAMLFILFDVEAVFLYPWAILLQELKMFGFWEMLVYIGIVLVGFFYVWKKGVLDWNKPHRGEI